A stretch of the Nitratireductor thuwali genome encodes the following:
- a CDS encoding ABC transporter substrate-binding protein — translation MKRTLTVAAGLVGISALLTAGPTAAQSEIALEYWVYSDFAQGEALALQQEFIAEFTAEHPGVKINITGKGDDDLTAGQIAGAASGNLPDVFMNGMGVGAQLVEVGALANLYGRWMAMPQEYRDQFDEDAIASCMPAPEELYCLPYTGFGSLLFRNLTVLEEAGIDTSVAPKTWDEWYGQMQKVKEAGRYAIPDQTLVFNSVAATYAIVGDADQWGIDFQTRTTKIDPKVMARVLQLFVDMVPLNSGTSRNDQATKDLFISNELAFHAVGPWVDPTYRQAAAESGLKYDYVLLPGIEEGEHGGIKSYEILGVAPGDNEEIAWKFAAYVAEKNQMLRWAKLLSRYNANAAAMADPEVADLPLIAKSVESVKYAINTMPPYFVGAVPNCYSSIVIEYASATADGDISPSEGAEEMVAELNDCLAE, via the coding sequence ATGAAACGCACCTTGACCGTTGCCGCCGGACTCGTCGGCATCAGCGCCTTGCTGACGGCTGGTCCGACTGCCGCACAATCGGAAATCGCGCTTGAGTACTGGGTCTACTCCGACTTCGCCCAGGGAGAGGCTCTGGCTCTTCAGCAGGAATTCATTGCTGAATTTACGGCCGAGCATCCGGGAGTAAAAATCAATATCACGGGCAAGGGCGATGATGATCTGACCGCTGGCCAGATCGCGGGAGCCGCTAGCGGAAACCTGCCCGACGTCTTCATGAATGGCATGGGCGTTGGCGCCCAGCTCGTGGAGGTTGGCGCGCTCGCCAACCTCTATGGCCGATGGATGGCCATGCCGCAGGAATATCGAGACCAATTCGATGAGGACGCGATCGCCAGCTGCATGCCGGCACCGGAGGAGCTGTATTGCCTGCCCTACACGGGTTTCGGATCGTTGCTATTTCGCAATTTAACCGTGCTTGAGGAAGCCGGTATCGACACAAGCGTCGCACCCAAGACCTGGGACGAGTGGTACGGCCAGATGCAAAAGGTCAAGGAAGCCGGCAGATATGCCATCCCCGACCAGACCTTGGTGTTCAACTCGGTAGCCGCCACCTACGCCATTGTCGGTGACGCAGATCAATGGGGCATCGATTTCCAGACGCGCACCACGAAGATCGATCCAAAGGTCATGGCCAGAGTGCTGCAGCTCTTCGTCGACATGGTGCCACTCAACAGCGGCACGAGCCGCAATGATCAGGCAACCAAGGATCTTTTCATCTCCAACGAGCTTGCCTTTCATGCTGTCGGGCCCTGGGTCGACCCGACCTACAGACAGGCGGCGGCAGAGAGCGGCCTGAAATACGACTACGTTCTGCTTCCCGGTATTGAAGAAGGTGAGCACGGCGGCATCAAGAGCTACGAAATTCTCGGTGTGGCGCCGGGTGACAACGAAGAGATTGCGTGGAAGTTCGCGGCCTATGTGGCCGAGAAAAACCAGATGCTGCGCTGGGCCAAGCTGCTGTCGCGCTACAATGCCAACGCCGCGGCAATGGCCGATCCCGAGGTCGCCGACCTGCCATTGATCGCCAAATCGGTTGAATCTGTGAAATACGCAATCAATACGATGCCGCCCTATTTCGTGGGAGCCGTTCCCAATTGCTACAGTTCGATCGTGATTGAATACGCCTCCGCTACCGCCGATGGAGACATATCCCCATCGGAAGGCGCCGAGGAGATGGTGGCTGAGCTCAACGACTGCCTCGCAGAGTAG